The Apis cerana isolate GH-2021 linkage group LG10, AcerK_1.0, whole genome shotgun sequence DNA window GGTAATTTCAAAGTGGCAATAAGACGTAGAtggaattatgaaaataacgtTTCAGCAATTGTGTGTTACATGTCTACTggtacatatttttatctgaatatttttacactttttcataaacaaataaaaagatttctctCTTAATTAGGTTCATCCAATTCAACTGGTAATTTAGCCACGGAAACGAATTTACTTTCTACGGAATTAACTATAGATGAACTAACAGAGGCACTTGAATATGTACTCTGTAAACTTACAAAGGGATCCCAAACTATTAATCCGACATGCAATTTacgcattttttataaagttggCAGTTCGCCAGGACCGAATTTTGTTCAAGATgttctttctaaattttctacgCGAAATTTAGTTACTACTATTATACCGGCAACGCACTTACATAATTTCAGTACCTTTTTATCTATATGTGGTATTAGACACGAGTAAAGtctaataatagtttttacgttgtcaattatatacaaaacatTATTGTGTCGTAaaagaattgcaaaaattttatttgccgtttaaattatttcaatcaatgaatataaatgaaaaaaaagaacaaatcgATTTTAGtacgaaatgaaaatgattaacGGCTATGTCGATACTCGACTATGGTtgtaaaactttatatattctaaaggATAATTACTTAGCAGTATCAGTGCTcgaatataatgttatttttcacCTTTTCTACTGATTGCTTGTTGGGTTTGCTCAGAATTCACTTGACATCTGtcaatagtatatttatattcggcTAGTCAACGAGacgttaatgattttaaatcattttatctcGTTAGTATAAGTGTTCTACGTAATGCAAAACACATTATGTCATTTCATAATGTGTGCTGTATGCTATGCCTCGTTTTTTGCTCaagttgttttttatttttcacaatttcacgATACGTGCGGAGTGTTAAGTGTgtgattttgaaagaatttgaaaGCGTGCACAGCCATTTTTATAGTAGCGCTCaaagtaaattgaatattaaagaaaaaagtatcagACGTATTAGGGAAATTGTACATTTTAAcatcaaatatgaaaaaagtcTAGTTTATGCCCTTTCTAAtcttagttaaaaaaaaaagagaaaaaaggaaaaatgaatcGATATGCGGAAATTTAAAACACGCACTTCTTAACGATTGTCTTCTTTCACTTTTGAAATGCTGCCGATGTTGTTCCGCTATCATTTAAACTTTGTATTGTAATGGCAGACACATGTAGCTTTGCAaaaggatataaaaaatatttacttcgcAAAAAAGATACTGTGTAAATCCTCGGTAGTTTCTGCATAATTGATCTAATGCTTTAGAGATACGTCTTGTACAAAAATAtgctatatattaaaatatttttgacagTATAATATTCATGCAACGATATGCCAAAGTTTGTATTTTACAATTTGGTCAttgtttaatcaattttagtattatgatcttattttcttgtatatattactaaataatctaaaaaattttgcattgtattatatgatgtaattagttttgaaaataattggttATTAATTATGGCTGAACGGcgagaaaagataaatttcagaaGAACATGAAACATATTATTCATGATGTGAATACTATGTtactataaatatgtaaaaatatttgcaaggCATACTCTCGCAACAAAATACTATTCCGAGGATTatattgcaaagaaaaataaagaaagtgatatatatttttaagaaattgctattttgtttcatattttattatgctcCCTTTTTACCTTCatcatacatatgtattaatttttatttttttttaaatctacaactaataaattacaagattgttaatttttttataaattgaaattaactctaaaaattaatattaaacttatgcatatatatgcatataacaaatataaacattttaaaaaacagcaccatatatacatttaaaaagaaatgttaaaaataattataaaatttatataatactgtaAAACAGTCTTCCAATAAtgatttcttcttattatgataaataattttatatgtaataatatagtgaaaagaaaataaattatatgaacacaatttgtttaaaaaaaaaaattttttttcattttataatagtattttaaaaaagaactaTCGACATTTAAgtataaaaggataaaaagaaaattggaatctttaaaatttttacttaaacattaacatttaaagtgagactttatatattttaaattttatatatagctaATTATAACTACTTTTATGTAAcaaaatacttaatttttcaaattgattataatcatataattatgtacaataatattctttccatttaaaaattcatatgaaagattttataataaatgaatcagTTAAATcttcataatatattcattatctacataaataaaaaaaattctattttatcagtTTTTCTATGCACGGGATTCACATTTTATACAACCCTCgtctttaaacaaaaattatatatttatatttatttacgttttcAATGTTTTCGATATTAATGGTTTCATCATATGCTGGCGATTTGGTGCACAAAAATCACATAGATAATTTTTCCTGTCTAATAGCATTCCCTTGGTCTCCACGCAAcctgtaaatattaatgattttaatgagaataacttttttattataatgataaatgccaattattaaatatttttttatatttaatattttactatacctgaaaccttttttttaaatttgaaatagttaaattattcttaaagacaaaaatatttgatgaaacaTGCAAATGCAATGACatgcaatgaaaaatatataacggaATTATATGGAATTTGTGTCAATACCTAAGTGCAGATATTTGTCACATGCGCTGCAATGCACTAGATTTGCTTCCAGGTCGAGTCTTGGCGCAGTATGACAGCGACTGCAGTGTGGGCAATAGCGACCCTTTCGCCATAGCCTTGTTATTACATAAAGATTATGGGGTTAATGAATTTGGATAAGGATTCATTATAATgccagaatttaatataactgatgaaaatttgaatctttgccaatttatcttaaacatgcatgaataaattaagtatAGATAAATGTatgttattaatcaaattgtatatatctaatttttaaaacccAAAGATTCAAATATGATGACATTGTGAATGTGAAACattagtttataaattttttttaagaagaagatTAGTGTGAATTAAGGAAATTGTGAAGCAATAACGAAGCCccgtgaaaatttgaaaactagCACTTAGTATGTGTATTTTTAATCACATTTTCACTCATACATTACACCataagatgaaagaaaaattagtacTACTTACTTTGAACATGGAACACATAGTGTTGAAACATAAACACGAGTATTCTTATCaccttttttatattcatgttGCCATTGAGCAACACTGTTTCTATCAGAATTTATACCACCAGGTTCTCTTGAACTACAATTTGCACAGACAGCACATTCTTGACAATGCCATCTTCCTTGGGGTACTCGTCGAAGGCCAACGCAATAAATATGATacctaaataaattatatatatatatatatatatatatataattgtatatatattttatgttttataataaaaaaagcataCCCTCTATCACACATATCACAAAAAAGCATTTTATCTTCGTCAGCAGGATCATGACACTGAGCACAAGTTTTACAATCTGTGCATTGCCATGCATATGATTGAATATGAGGAACCATATCTAAAGTTAGATCTATACATGATGGAtgaactataatataaaaatattacgatatttattataaaagaataaaaaatcaataaaaatgatataaaataattaccatGTCCATTACATGTACCACATTGAATTAAAACTTCATTTTTACTATgtttattcaatgtttttaaaCACatcttacattttaattttatttcatctttttggTTTGCTATTTCCATATCTACTTCGTCCATTGTAGACTGAGAACCTTCTGTATCCTGTGTTCCCTCGCTAGAAGatgaactatatataaaaaataaaaaactattctttcacaagagatattaaaatgttaagttttaataataatataaacctTGAATCATCTGAAGATGAATCACTATCACTATCACTTTGAGATCCTTCTGATTGACTGTCAAATTTACGTTCATTTGGTCTCATAGGACCATAGAGTACAGTATTAAGAGGATAATATCGTAATTCAGCTGGTGTATATTCCCGATAATAATCTGTATATTGTCCTGGTATCAATGCAACAGGGTAGTGACCAATTCTTCGttccgtttcaatttttagttGTTTTTTTGGCACATGTATTGTAAAAGTTTGTAAATCTAAGctgcattttctattttctcgtcgagctttatttaaattaatattccaagATAATGCAGATTGAACTGCCATTTCTGCTAgatcaattctatttttttcagcATTTGCAGCTGCtgttaattctttttgttttttagaatGTTCTTTCACTTGTTTTTCGCGCATATGTTTACGATATTCTTCATATTGATCCGGAAAATCACTGCACATTACATCTAATACTTCTGAACTGCATACAGCAGTTAATcctaaaataacattaataaaaatatactagtaaagaataagtaaaaaataataaataaataatttataaataatttacccaTATCACACATTGCTTCACTAACTAATCCATTTTCTCtcaaataatttctctcttcCATATCCACTACTCTTCTCTTTAAATctggatattttcttttgaaagattttacaCCAAGGTACTGAGATATTTGTTCTTGTATCATAAATGTTTCACCTTTTCGATCTAGTGGCCATTCATATTCAGCAATTTTATCGACAGTAAATGGTCCTTCGTCtggatcaaaattaatttccattcttcgatttttaacTTTCACTTTTTCTGATTCTGTGGTTGCAGTACTAAGTACACTTCCTTGGGATTCCTCATTTACCATAGTTTCAGAGgctatgatattataaagatataatacttTGTATTTAAAGACATAACCAACTACtacataataatgttttataatttaaattatagaattatattaaagaattatattaaaaataattgtctttattaaaataaatagaaaaaaaacgaatagattaatttaatttcacaattaagattaacaataaatatctatgttattaaacttttcaaaataaaaatatttttaaaaaatgtatataattgatatgataataataaaacactaACCATTatggttttaaaatttttttaaaatatatatcttaatacaTATTCATTATGATTTAAAGTAATAGTACATTTTGtgcttaatttaaatacatctcACATTTAGGTGCTTGAGAGATGTTAGGACACAAGAAAAGATCTATTTATAGATATCTTACTTGGAGGTCTACCAAtacatttatcttttaattttgtttagtCATATGATGACTATAATCCATATATTgcttttcattattatcatttttttgttttgaaaatttattattatttttaaaaatataataaaaatatattttatataaatatataattaatatataatataattgattttaattgttaacaaataataatataaatatttatataataaataaaatcattattttttacttataataattattctaaatataaaaaataattattgcattattgaacttttaaaattaatatataatataaataacataccTGGTGCAGAAATATTTCTAGCTGGAGTTTGAGACCTTGAACCTAATTCTGCACTCATTCTCGTTTCTTCATCTATTACTTGCACTGTAGACACATTCTCATGCTTTGTAGCATTTTCTACTCGTTTTGATGCTGGTGTAAGCCAGTTAGGATGTCCAGGTGGTATTAATATGTCTTTACTTTCTAATTTTGTATTCTCTGTCAGTTTATCAGATCTGTTATCAGAATCTACTTTTGTTACAGCCTTTTGTATTCGTTCAGGAacgatttcaatcaatttcttATCCTTAATATCATCTTTAATGTTTGATACTGGTTTAGGTAATCGCATTTctgatgttttatttatttccgtgGAGTCTATAagcatgttatttattaattattaattatatttgcattttttaatttatcagttttttttccaataatctttttatcaacTTTACCCGAAGAATTAGTTATTTTGGAATCCATAACTGGTTGTTTAAGAACTTTATACAGTTCTGATGATTTTCCGAAAGATTCTTGTTGCACTCCAGAATCATCTATCGTTATTATAGCCGTTGTAGAAGCTTCTATCGCATTTAAATCTTGTTCTATCTTaggttttttcattatttgtgaATCTGCATTATCTAATTTTCGTTTTCCTCgacctaaaaattaaaaaaaaaaaaagaaaaaaagaaatgaacaaagtgataaaaatatgaaaaaagtaattatataatatttacacataaactatttgaaaaatacaaacCTCGTCCTCTACCTCTTCTAGGAGGAGCATAACTCTTCTGATTCCTACAAGTTCTTTTAGGCCTTTCATTCTCTCTGGATTCTGGAAAATGTGCTGATGATTGCATATGTTGCGAGTCGTCTAAAGATAAAGGATCCCTAGGTATTAATAAATGAGGTGGAGGATGAGTAATTCCTTGAGGTAATGGATTCCTTCTGGGTCTACCTCTTTTTTTAGGCACTTTAACTTCTGGCATTCTATTGGAAACTTCTTCTATTATCACAACGTCTTGGctagaatttgaattttcatttactaTTATCAATTCAGGCCGTTGTTCTATAATTTCACAATCAGAATTCATTGGTGAACTAGatacattttttgataaaatatccttcaatttttcattcatagaaGTATCTGATGATTTTTGTGGTCTTACTTGAGTAATACTGATTTCTTGATTTATAACATTCATTTGCTGTAGACTAATCGCGCTGTTTTTTGGATCAAATAAAAACTGTTTTTGTTCTCTAGGTGTAACAGGTTGAATAGTAACTTCAGGCAAAATTTGTGTGAATTGAGTTTCTAACTTAGACTTTTTGGAATCGATAGGTGCGATAGTAATATCCTTACGCTTTGGAGACATTTCAATTAcattatctattttctttccGTGCATTTGCACTGGTTCAATAGTAAGTTCTGAACGATTGCTTTGTAAAATAGTTGAATGACcagttttaagaatttttaatgtagaGTCTTTATGACCGATTTGTCCAGCCTCTTTGTATCtttgtgtaaaattttgaGATGAATCAATTTCTTTGGATTTATATGCAGTTTCCGTTTGATTATCGCAAGCCACAATTGTCGGATGACCGGtcttagataatttaattttcatttcaagagATGAATCAGTATCTCGACGTCGCTGTTGTTTATCCTTCTTTTCTGAATCTACTATAGATGCATCtccagtttttaataattttattttcatacctAAAGAAGCATCACCAGTTTTAGAATGTTCTGCCTCAGATATTCGGATAGTTTTATTTACATCATCAGATATATCAGGTTGTATGATAGAAGCATCTCCAGTTTTGGatagtttaattttcattcctaAAGGTGATTCAGTTCTCTTGGGTATTTCTTGTGGAACTTTGATTTCTTCCAACTGATCTTGTTTCTCTGAAGATATAATAGATGCATCACCAAACTTAGACAGCTTGATCTTCATACCAAGTGgtgattcaatttttgataatgattCATGTATATTATCTATTGATTTATCTACAATTTCTTGAGTAATGTATGGagattccaaatattttgaaacatccTGAGATATGTCTATTCTGTCATCTAATACTTCTGAATGAACAATAGATGCATCACCgcttttagataatttaatcttcattCCAAGAGGTGATTCTGTTCTTTTGGGTATTTCTTGCAATAATTTAGTTTCTCCCAATTGCTCTTGCTTTTCTGAAGAAACAATAGATGCATCaccaaatttagaaaatttgattttcatacCAAGTGGTGATTCAACTTTTGATACAGTTTcatgtatattttctattgatttttctatagTTTCTtgtgaaatttcaatatgtaGTGGttctaaagattttataacatCTTgagatatatcaattttatcttttatttcttctagaaCTTCTGAATGAACAATAGATGCACCACCacttttagataatttaattttcattcccaGAGGCGATTCTGTTCTTTTAGGTAtttcttgcaaaattttactttcttcgAACTGATCTTGTTTCTCTGAAGAAATTATAGATGCATCACCAAATTTAGAAAACTTAATTTTCATACCAAGTGGCGATTCAATTTTTGGTAAAGATTCCTGCATGTTTTCTACAGATTTTTCTATAGCTTCATGTGAAATCTCAATATGAGGAGAATCTAATGATTTTATAGCATCTTGAGATATTTCCATTTTGTCTTTTATCTCATCTAAAATTTCCGAATGAACAATTGATGCATCGCCACTTTTGGataatttaatcttcattACAAGAGGCGATTCTGTTCTCTTGGGTATTTCTTGTAAAAGTTTGCTTTCTTCCCATTGTTCTTGTTTTTCTGCACTAGATACATCACCAAACTTAGAAAGCTTGATCTTCATACCAAGCGGTGATTCAATTTTTGACGAAGTTTCgtgtatttctattaatttttctacaacTTCTTGTGTAACATCAATATGTGGTGATTCTGATGATTTTGTAACATGTTGAGAAGTAtccattttatctttaatttcttccaATACTTCTGAATGAACAATGGATGCATCACCACGTTTagacaatttaattttcattcctaGAGGTGATATTGTTCTCTTAGGTACTTCTTGAAGAAGTCTGTTTTCTCCTAATTGTTCTTGTTTTTCTGAAGAAACAATAGATGCATCACCAAACTTAGAAAGCTTTATTTTCATACCAAGTGGAGAGCCAATCTTTGGTAAAGTATCATGTTTGATTTCTATTGCTTTATCTACAAATTCGTGTGAGATATCAATATGCAATGGCTCTAACGATTTTGTAACATCTTGTAATAtatcctttttaattttaacttcatCTAGCACTTCTGAATGTACAATGGATGCACTGCCacttttagataatttaattttcattccaaGAGGTGATTCTGTTCTCTTAGGTACTTCCTGCAAAAGTTTATTTTCGCCTAGATATTCTTGTTTTTCTGAAGAAACAATAGATGCATCACCATATTTAGAAAGTTTAATCTTCATACCAAGTGGAGATTCAATTTTTGCCAAAGATTCATGTCTGGTTCCAAATGTTTTTTCTATAGCTTCTTGTGAGATATCAATATGTAGTGGTTCCAAAGATTTTGtaacatttgaaaatatttcttttttatctttattttcttctggCATTTCGGAATGAACAATAGATGCTCCTCCACTTTTGGATAGTTTAATCTTCATTCCAAATGGTGATTCTGTTCTTTTGGGTATATCTTGTAGATGTTTATGTTCTTCAAACTGTTCTTGCTTTTCTGAAGAAACAATAGATGCTTCACCAAGCTTAGAAAGCTTGATTTTCATACCAAGTAACGATTCAACTTTTGGCAAAGATTCCTCaggttcaattaatttttctatatcttcatgtaaaatttcgaaatgagaTGGCTCCAATGATTTTGAAACATCTTGAGATATATCTATTTtgtctttaatttcatttagaaCTTCTGAATGAATAATTGATGCATCACCACGTTTGGataatttaatcttcattCCAAGTGGTGATTCTGTTCTTTTGGGTATTTCCTGTGGAACTTTGATTTCTTCCAACTGATCTTGTT harbors:
- the LOC107993123 gene encoding uncharacterized protein LOC107993123 isoform X6 produces the protein MESLIEMNTKLSKCGDASIVQQDATKMQMEHKDKLDIVQESPKKIELSFEENIKLSKNNDTSIVSPKVLEIKDRMDMPQEVSKSLESSHIEISQETIEKSVETKMQEMLPKFESPFDMKIKDSNFSDASIVSSEKQEQLIENKLLQEIPIKTESLLEMNIKLSKSDNESIVHSEVLDEIIDKIDISQDDTQLLKPLHIEISQEAMEKSVEETMHEIIPKVESSLDTMFKLPNFDDSSVLSSGKQEELEESKILQEILDRTPTILESSVGIKIESAKNDNSSIVHSEVLDEIKNEMDKSEDISNSLKFSHINVLQEDIEKSKEIKHEVLPKSPEMKIEVFKFDDTSINSLEKQEKLVESTILQEVSMREETSLEMNIELTKDEDESIIHSEILNEIKERIDISQDDKPLEQLDIKVPHDNVEESIETASKLELSFNMKIKDSNFSDTSIIPSEEQEMLEESKILQEIPNKTESLLELENKLSKTDDASLTYPEMQDKIKDTLHMSLNITKPLQQLHVEISHEIIEKSMQETLSKLASPLSIKVKDSNFTDISIVSSEQQEKLEENKLLQEIPKETESLIEMEIKLSNNDDTSHVYSKISDEITNTANISQVITKSVEHPNIEIPHEVIKKSMETMQEALPVLESFNMKIKDSKFNDASIVSLKKEEQLEQESKLLQKIPETTESYLEIKNKLSNIENSSIVDSEDLDEIKEKIDITQDVSKLLEPSEIEISQEAIEKLVETMQQNLPEGESSLDMEMKLSEFDDASVLSSEKQELVENKSIQEIPKKIKSPLRIQSKLPKSDNASIPHSEMLNQFNEKINISKDVTELLEPTRIEILQEDIEKLVESIHERIPKVESMESMEMKLNEIDDTSFLSSEKQEELEENKLLQEIQKETESSIKIDIKLSKNENIVHSEILDEIKDKIDKISQDDTKTIESPHFEISQEIIEESVETLHETLIKVESPLGMKIKAFEFDDASIISSKKQELEESKLLEEIPKTTISSLEMKIKLNENDDISTVHSEMLEETENKLDMTPDITKSIETSDIDQIINDQVIEKSVETIYETLPKVTSPLDMKIELSNFVDACIVSSELQEELEENKLQEEIPKRTISMEMKNELSENDNTSIVHSEMIEETKNITDISQDVKELLETSDIEISQNAIEKSEEIRYETFPKLESPLGTEIKLPEFENASIASLEEQEHLEESKLLQEISKDTESSIEMKIKYDDASIIVHPHDGIKDKIEIFQDVTKSMDTSHNDIVQKVIKKPLETVIEPLPNLESPLDTKNKISEFDNISNVDNISNISSEKEKHLEESKLLQEISKRIESPLEIKINLSTCENASTIDTQIMQETENKVDTSQDTNTKPLELLQIKISNEAIEKSVETMYEKLSTTESLDMKNKYIEFDNRSIVSPKKEKQLEEHKFCHEIPIRTESPVEVKIKLSKNDDTSTIHSEVLNETKDKMDMSQDITKLLEPLPNEIAKETIEKSIEITHENFPKIESPLGMKIKLTKFGSASIISSEKQEQLGTNKLLQVIAKKTDSPLGMKIKLSKNGDTSIVHPEDKIKEKRDMIQKNTIKSLEPLHNEISQEIIEKSKEMHETLPKVGSPLGMKIKLSKFGDASIISSEKQDQLEEIKVPQEIPKRTESPLGMKIKLSKRGDASIIHSEVLNEIKDKIDISQDVSKSLEPSHFEILHEDIEKLIEPEESLPKVESLLGMKIKLSKLGEASIVSSEKQEQFEEHKHLQDIPKRTESPFGMKIKLSKSGGASIVHSEMPEENKDKKEIFSNVTKSLEPLHIDISQEAIEKTFGTRHESLAKIESPLGMKIKLSKYGDASIVSSEKQEYLGENKLLQEVPKRTESPLGMKIKLSKSGSASIVHSEVLDEVKIKKDILQDVTKSLEPLHIDISHEFVDKAIEIKHDTLPKIGSPLGMKIKLSKFGDASIVSSEKQEQLGENRLLQEVPKRTISPLGMKIKLSKRGDASIVHSEVLEEIKDKMDTSQHVTKSSESPHIDVTQEVVEKLIEIHETSSKIESPLGMKIKLSKFGDVSSAEKQEQWEESKLLQEIPKRTESPLVMKIKLSKSGDASIVHSEILDEIKDKMEISQDAIKSLDSPHIEISHEAIEKSVENMQESLPKIESPLGMKIKFSKFGDASIISSEKQDQFEESKILQEIPKRTESPLGMKIKLSKSGGASIVHSEVLEEIKDKIDISQDVIKSLEPLHIEISQETIEKSIENIHETVSKVESPLGMKIKFSKFGDASIVSSEKQEQLGETKLLQEIPKRTESPLGMKIKLSKSGDASIVHSEVLDDRIDISQDVSKYLESPYITQEIVDKSIDNIHESLSKIESPLGMKIKLSKFGDASIISSEKQDQLEEIKVPQEIPKRTESPLGMKIKLSKTGDASIIQPDISDDVNKTIRISEAEHSKTGDASLGMKIKLLKTGDASIVDSEKKDKQQRRRDTDSSLEMKIKLSKTGHPTIVACDNQTETAYKSKEIDSSQNFTQRYKEAGQIGHKDSTLKILKTGHSTILQSNRSELTIEPVQMHGKKIDNVIEMSPKRKDITIAPIDSKKSKLETQFTQILPEVTIQPVTPREQKQFLFDPKNSAISLQQMNVINQEISITQVRPQKSSDTSMNEKLKDILSKNVSSSPMNSDCEIIEQRPELIIVNENSNSSQDVVIIEEVSNRMPEVKVPKKRGRPRRNPLPQGITHPPPHLLIPRDPLSLDDSQHMQSSAHFPESRENERPKRTCRNQKSYAPPRRGRGRGRGKRKLDNADSQIMKKPKIEQDLNAIEASTTAIITIDDSGVQQESFGKSSELYKVLKQPVMDSKITNSSDSTEINKTSEMRLPKPVSNIKDDIKDKKLIEIVPERIQKAVTKVDSDNRSDKLTENTKLESKDILIPPGHPNWLTPASKRVENATKHENVSTVQVIDEETRMSAELGSRSQTPARNISAPASETMVNEESQGSVLSTATTESEKVKVKNRRMEINFDPDEGPFTVDKIAEYEWPLDRKGETFMIQEQISQYLGVKSFKRKYPDLKRRVVDMEERNYLRENGLVSEAMCDMGLTAVCSSEVLDVMCSDFPDQYEEYRKHMREKQVKEHSKKQKELTAAANAEKNRIDLAEMAVQSALSWNINLNKARRENRKCSLDLQTFTIHVPKKQLKIETERRIGHYPVALIPGQYTDYYREYTPAELRYYPLNTVLYGPMRPNERKFDSQSEGSQSDSDSDSSSDDSSSSSSEGTQDTEGSQSTMDEVDMEIANQKDEIKLKCKMCLKTLNKHSKNEVLIQCGTCNGHVHPSCIDLTLDMVPHIQSYAWQCTDCKTCAQCHDPADEDKMLFCDMCDRGYHIYCVGLRRVPQGRWHCQECAVCANCSSREPGGINSDRNSVAQWQHEYKKGDKNTRVYVSTLCVPCSKLRGDQGNAIRQEKLSM